A single genomic interval of Christensenellaceae bacterium 44-20 harbors:
- a CDS encoding FoF1 ATP synthase subunit a, whose protein sequence is MTQEKLICLILVGAGLLLTLLGFFLRKAAIKKIAAAENPDKKLKRKKTLPTVLMVVGSWLAVLEALTFFFGKKQAEEFKVELFAPRMTLFGMDISSTVVLTWIAMAVILVIAVLLRIFVIPRMREKPRGLQNVLEIAVDAVCNYTESRAPGMGANLPAYLFSLAFMMIICSSVEFFGLRAPTADITMTFAMALITFILINYYGIKKKGLGGRIKSMAQPTPIIFPIKIVSDVAVPVSMACRLFGNMLGGMIVMELLYYAMGSAALYIPSLVGLYFNVFHPCIQVFIFVTLTLSFINEATE, encoded by the coding sequence ATGACACAGGAAAAACTGATTTGTCTGATTCTGGTTGGAGCGGGGCTGTTGCTGACGCTGCTGGGGTTTTTTCTGAGAAAAGCGGCGATCAAAAAAATCGCGGCCGCAGAAAACCCGGATAAGAAGCTGAAGCGCAAGAAAACCTTGCCGACTGTGCTGATGGTCGTGGGATCGTGGCTGGCGGTTTTGGAGGCGCTGACTTTTTTCTTTGGGAAAAAGCAGGCGGAAGAATTCAAAGTTGAGCTGTTTGCACCGCGCATGACGCTTTTTGGCATGGATATCAGCAGTACGGTGGTCCTCACCTGGATCGCCATGGCGGTCATTTTGGTGATTGCAGTGCTGCTGCGCATCTTCGTCATTCCGCGGATGCGGGAGAAGCCCCGTGGCCTGCAAAATGTGCTGGAGATTGCCGTAGACGCCGTCTGCAACTATACCGAATCCCGGGCGCCGGGAATGGGAGCAAACCTGCCGGCCTACTTATTCTCGCTGGCCTTTATGATGATCATATGCTCCAGCGTGGAATTTTTCGGCCTGAGAGCGCCGACGGCGGATATCACAATGACCTTTGCCATGGCGCTGATCACCTTTATTTTGATCAACTACTACGGCATCAAGAAGAAGGGGCTGGGCGGGCGCATCAAGAGCATGGCACAGCCGACGCCCATCATCTTCCCCATCAAGATCGTCTCGGATGTGGCAGTGCCGGTTTCCATGGCCTGCCGGCTTTTCGGCAATATGCTGGGCGGCATGATCGTCATGGAGCTGCTGTATTATGCGATGGGCAGCGCCGCGCTCTATATCCCGAGCCTGGTGGGGCTATACTTCAATGTGTTCCACCCCTGCATTCAGGTGTTTATCTTCGTCACGCTGACGCTCAGCTTCATCAATGAAGCGACGGAATAG
- a CDS encoding cation-translocating P-type ATPase: MKFYTEDTERVFEQLESSPHGLSGAQAKERLDRDGKNKLAEGKKVSLMRRFLNQLADPMLIILMIAAVISGITSAYSGEGFADVIIIGVVVLINAVLGVYQESKAEQAIAALAEMAAATSKVLRDGQMITIKSEDLVVGDVVILEAGDAVPADGRIIECASLKIEEAALTGESVPANKALETLGLAEGQKDITLGDRTNMVYMGSTVVYGRGKAVITATGMQTEMGKIATALSQAEDEETPLQKKLGQLSKTLSWLVLGICAFIFAVSIWRAGSFAPDTLLSTFMVAVSLAVAAIPEGLATVVTIVLSIGVTRMSKRSAVIRKLTAVETLGCTQIICSDKTGTLTQNKMTVVEHYAQDEKLLASAMALCSDAELGADGQATGEPTEAALVNYAAALGLKKSQLAQEQPRVGEAPFDSMRKMMSTVHAQEDGRFLQYTKGAPDEVIRRCDSYLKDGKALPLTERAREEILAANKAMTSKALRVLGAAMRGYEQKPASFEAADLEQGMTFIGLAGMIDPIRPEVLGAIEQCKQAGIRPIMITGDHRDTAIAIAMQLGIIQDESQAMTGAQLSELGEEEFAEKVGQYSVYARVQPEHKVRIVKAWRAKGYITAMTGDGVNDAPSIKSADIGVGMGITGTDVTKNVADMVLADDNFATIVHAVEEGRRIYDNIRKSIQFLLASNMSEVLSIFFATMLGFTILKPVHLLWINLMTDTFPALALGMEKGEPDLMSRPPRNSKEGIFAGGMGFDVAYQGVLVTIITLAAYFIGHFMEAGVWEIAQSADGMTMAFLTMSMAEIFHSFNMRSQRASVFSLKSHNGYLWGAMILSLLLTTAVIYLPGLAAAFEFESINLAEYAVAMALAISTVPLVELVKFFQRRAAKRRAKA, from the coding sequence ATGAAGTTCTACACAGAGGATACAGAGCGCGTCTTTGAGCAGCTTGAAAGCTCGCCGCATGGCCTTAGCGGGGCGCAGGCCAAGGAGCGCCTGGACAGAGACGGCAAAAACAAGCTGGCAGAGGGCAAAAAAGTCTCGCTGATGCGCAGGTTCCTAAATCAGCTGGCAGACCCGATGCTCATCATCTTGATGATCGCGGCGGTCATTTCGGGCATCACTTCGGCATATTCCGGCGAAGGGTTTGCAGACGTCATCATCATTGGCGTGGTTGTGCTCATCAATGCGGTTCTGGGCGTCTATCAGGAGAGCAAGGCCGAGCAGGCCATTGCGGCGCTGGCAGAGATGGCCGCGGCAACCAGCAAGGTTCTGCGGGATGGCCAGATGATCACGATTAAGAGCGAAGATCTGGTGGTGGGCGATGTCGTCATCCTGGAGGCGGGTGATGCCGTGCCGGCAGACGGCCGCATCATCGAATGCGCCAGCCTGAAAATAGAAGAGGCTGCGCTGACGGGCGAGAGCGTCCCTGCGAACAAGGCGCTGGAGACGCTGGGCCTGGCGGAAGGCCAGAAGGATATTACCCTGGGCGACCGGACGAACATGGTCTATATGGGCAGTACGGTGGTCTACGGCCGGGGCAAGGCCGTCATTACGGCAACAGGTATGCAGACCGAGATGGGCAAGATCGCCACGGCGCTCTCCCAGGCCGAGGATGAGGAGACCCCGCTCCAAAAGAAGCTGGGGCAGCTTTCAAAAACGCTCTCCTGGCTGGTGCTGGGCATCTGCGCATTCATCTTTGCCGTTAGCATTTGGCGGGCAGGCTCTTTCGCGCCGGATACGCTGCTCTCCACTTTCATGGTGGCAGTCAGCCTGGCGGTTGCGGCAATTCCGGAAGGACTGGCGACGGTGGTTACCATCGTGCTCTCCATCGGCGTAACGCGCATGAGCAAGAGAAGCGCTGTCATCCGCAAGCTCACGGCTGTGGAGACACTGGGCTGTACGCAGATCATTTGCAGCGACAAGACGGGCACGCTGACGCAGAACAAGATGACCGTCGTCGAGCATTATGCCCAGGATGAGAAGCTGCTGGCCAGCGCCATGGCGCTCTGCTCGGACGCGGAACTTGGGGCAGATGGTCAGGCCACAGGCGAGCCGACAGAAGCCGCGCTGGTAAACTATGCCGCCGCGCTGGGCCTAAAGAAGAGCCAGCTTGCGCAGGAACAGCCTAGAGTCGGCGAAGCGCCCTTCGATAGCATGCGCAAGATGATGAGCACCGTGCATGCCCAGGAGGATGGCAGATTTTTGCAGTATACCAAGGGCGCGCCGGATGAAGTTATCCGCCGCTGTGATTCCTATTTGAAGGATGGCAAGGCGCTCCCGCTGACCGAGCGGGCGCGGGAGGAGATTCTGGCGGCCAATAAGGCCATGACGAGCAAGGCTCTTAGAGTGCTGGGCGCGGCGATGCGGGGATACGAGCAAAAGCCGGCCAGCTTTGAGGCGGCAGATCTCGAGCAGGGCATGACCTTCATCGGCCTGGCAGGCATGATAGACCCCATCCGCCCGGAGGTTCTGGGTGCGATCGAGCAGTGCAAGCAGGCAGGCATCCGCCCCATCATGATCACGGGCGATCACCGGGATACGGCCATTGCCATTGCGATGCAGCTTGGCATCATCCAGGATGAAAGCCAGGCCATGACGGGCGCACAGCTCTCTGAGCTTGGCGAGGAAGAGTTTGCGGAGAAAGTGGGGCAGTATAGCGTCTATGCCCGGGTACAGCCCGAGCATAAGGTGCGCATCGTCAAGGCGTGGCGCGCGAAAGGATATATCACCGCCATGACGGGCGACGGCGTCAACGACGCGCCCAGCATCAAGAGCGCGGATATTGGCGTGGGCATGGGCATTACGGGCACAGACGTCACCAAAAACGTCGCGGATATGGTGCTGGCAGACGACAACTTCGCCACCATCGTGCATGCTGTAGAGGAGGGCCGCCGGATTTACGACAACATCCGCAAATCCATCCAGTTCCTGCTGGCCTCTAACATGAGTGAAGTGCTGAGCATTTTCTTTGCGACCATGCTGGGCTTTACCATTCTAAAGCCGGTGCACCTGCTTTGGATTAACCTGATGACGGATACCTTCCCGGCGCTGGCGCTGGGCATGGAAAAGGGCGAGCCGGATCTCATGAGCCGCCCGCCGCGCAACTCCAAAGAGGGCATTTTCGCCGGGGGCATGGGGTTTGACGTCGCGTATCAGGGCGTGCTCGTTACCATCATCACGCTGGCCGCCTACTTTATCGGCCACTTTATGGAGGCGGGCGTCTGGGAGATTGCCCAAAGCGCAGACGGCATGACCATGGCGTTCCTCACCATGAGCATGGCAGAGATTTTCCACAGCTTCAATATGCGAAGCCAGAGAGCCAGCGTGTTCTCGCTAAAGAGCCACAACGGATATCTCTGGGGCGCGATGATTCTCTCCCTGCTGCTGACGACGGCCGTCATCTATCTGCCGGGCTTGGCCGCGGCATTCGAGTTTGAGAGCATCAACCTGGCGGAATATGCAGTTGCTATGGCGCTGGCCATCAGCACAGTCCCGCTGGTAGAGCTAGTCAAATTCTTCCAGAGAAGAGCTGCAAAGCGGCGTGCAAAAGCATAA
- the deoC gene encoding deoxyribose-phosphate aldolase, with the protein MQLNKYIDHTILKANATKADVEKLCAEAREYDFASVCINTCFVPLAAELLAGSDVKVCCVVGFPLGAMSAEAKAFETKWAVEHGAQEVDTVLNVGAMIAGDEKTVLEDIQAVVDAAHPKAIVKVILENCLLTDAQKTRACELCVQAGAEFVKTSTGFSTGGATAEDVALMKKAVAGKAKVKAAGGIRTKEDALAMIEAGADRIGASAGIAIVTAE; encoded by the coding sequence ATGCAGTTAAACAAGTATATCGATCACACGATTTTGAAGGCAAATGCGACTAAGGCAGACGTGGAGAAGCTGTGCGCCGAGGCGCGGGAATATGATTTCGCATCCGTCTGCATCAACACCTGCTTTGTGCCGCTGGCGGCAGAGCTTCTGGCAGGCAGCGATGTGAAGGTCTGCTGTGTCGTCGGGTTCCCGCTGGGGGCCATGAGCGCCGAAGCCAAAGCCTTTGAGACCAAATGGGCTGTGGAGCACGGCGCGCAGGAAGTGGATACGGTGCTCAACGTCGGCGCGATGATCGCGGGCGATGAAAAGACTGTTCTGGAGGATATTCAGGCAGTGGTGGATGCGGCGCACCCCAAGGCCATCGTCAAAGTGATCCTGGAAAACTGCCTGCTGACGGATGCACAGAAAACTCGGGCCTGCGAGCTCTGCGTGCAGGCGGGCGCGGAGTTCGTCAAAACCTCCACGGGCTTTTCCACCGGCGGGGCGACGGCGGAAGATGTGGCGCTGATGAAGAAGGCGGTTGCCGGCAAAGCGAAAGTGAAGGCGGCAGGCGGAATCCGCACAAAAGAGGATGCGCTTGCCATGATTGAGGCGGGCGCAGACCGCATTGGCGCCAGCGCGGGCATCGCCATCGTAACGGCAGAATAG
- the rbsK gene encoding ribokinase, with amino-acid sequence MGKILVFGSFVVDLASRGAHLPVPGETVIGSSFQMGPGGKGFNQGIAAGMAGGDVAVVTKLGRDSFAKLAEDQLKKSGMSTEHLLYSEQDPTGTALIVIDENSAQNCIMIVPGACATISQQEVAALEPLVREADYVVTQLETNLDATQAVIEMAHRFGAKNILNPAPAAQVADEILANVDLITPNEVEAEAITGIPVDGEEAAAKAAEFFFQKGIGSVVITLGSRGVYAATREQSRMIPAYRVQAVDTTGAGDAFNGGLAVALSEGKSLFEACEFANAVAAISVTRRGTAPAMPARAEVDEFLKNARG; translated from the coding sequence ATGGGAAAAATTTTAGTATTCGGCAGTTTTGTCGTAGATCTGGCCAGCCGCGGCGCGCATTTGCCCGTTCCGGGGGAGACAGTCATTGGCAGCTCGTTTCAGATGGGTCCTGGCGGCAAGGGATTCAACCAGGGCATTGCGGCCGGCATGGCCGGGGGCGATGTGGCCGTCGTAACCAAGCTGGGCAGGGACAGCTTTGCAAAGCTGGCTGAAGATCAGCTGAAAAAGAGCGGCATGAGCACAGAGCATCTGCTCTATTCCGAACAGGATCCCACCGGAACGGCGCTCATCGTCATTGATGAGAATTCGGCGCAGAACTGCATCATGATCGTTCCAGGGGCATGCGCGACCATTTCCCAGCAGGAAGTCGCCGCGCTGGAGCCGCTGGTGCGTGAGGCGGATTACGTCGTAACCCAGCTGGAGACCAATCTGGATGCCACGCAGGCCGTCATCGAGATGGCGCATCGGTTTGGCGCGAAAAACATCTTGAATCCGGCGCCTGCCGCGCAGGTGGCAGACGAGATTTTGGCAAACGTCGATCTCATCACGCCAAACGAAGTGGAGGCCGAGGCCATCACGGGTATCCCGGTGGATGGCGAAGAAGCCGCGGCAAAGGCGGCGGAGTTTTTCTTCCAAAAGGGGATTGGCAGTGTCGTCATCACGCTGGGTAGCCGGGGCGTTTATGCGGCGACCAGGGAGCAGAGCCGGATGATTCCAGCTTACCGCGTGCAGGCGGTGGATACCACGGGCGCGGGCGATGCCTTTAACGGCGGGCTGGCTGTGGCGCTTTCCGAGGGCAAGAGCTTGTTTGAGGCGTGCGAGTTTGCCAATGCCGTTGCGGCGATTTCCGTAACGCGCCGGGGGACGGCGCCGGCCATGCCTGCCCGGGCAGAAGTAGATGAGTTTTTGAAGAACGCGCGCGGCTAA
- a CDS encoding ATP-binding cassette domain-containing protein produces the protein MLKITGLEKTFEAGTINEKKALCGIDLTLSEGDFVTVIGGNGAGKSTLLNAIAGVFPVDHGHIFLGDQEITRLPEHKRARLLGRVFQDPMMGTAADMGLQENLALAYRRGQHRTLKWGITKMERAFFREQLLQLELGLEHRMATKAGLLSGGQRQALTLLMATLKKPNLLLLDEHTAALDPKTAAKVLELSDKIIAEHHLTAMMVTHNMRDAIRHGNRLIMMDGGRIILDISGEEKKRLTVEELLERFQQVSGAGMDNDRMLLSK, from the coding sequence ATGCTGAAGATTACCGGGCTGGAAAAGACCTTTGAAGCAGGCACGATCAACGAGAAAAAGGCGCTCTGCGGCATAGACTTGACGCTTTCCGAGGGCGATTTCGTTACCGTGATCGGCGGAAACGGCGCGGGAAAATCCACGCTGCTCAACGCCATTGCAGGCGTGTTCCCCGTCGATCATGGGCATATCTTCCTGGGCGATCAGGAGATCACCCGGCTGCCCGAGCATAAACGCGCCCGGCTGCTGGGCCGCGTTTTTCAGGATCCCATGATGGGCACTGCGGCGGATATGGGCTTGCAGGAAAACCTCGCCCTGGCATACCGCCGCGGCCAGCACCGCACGCTCAAATGGGGCATTACCAAGATGGAGCGCGCTTTTTTCCGGGAACAGCTTTTGCAGCTAGAGCTGGGGCTGGAGCACCGCATGGCGACCAAGGCTGGGCTGCTTTCCGGCGGCCAGCGCCAGGCGCTGACCCTGCTGATGGCGACGCTCAAAAAGCCGAATCTGCTTTTGCTGGATGAGCATACGGCGGCGCTTGATCCGAAAACGGCGGCCAAAGTTTTGGAGCTTTCGGATAAGATCATCGCCGAGCATCACCTGACGGCCATGATGGTCACGCACAACATGCGCGATGCCATCCGCCATGGCAACCGCCTGATCATGATGGACGGCGGCAGGATCATCCTGGATATTTCGGGCGAGGAGAAGAAGCGGCTGACGGTGGAAGAGCTTTTGGAGCGCTTCCAGCAAGTCTCGGGCGCAGGCATGGATAACGACCGCATGCTGCTTTCAAAGTAA
- a CDS encoding ABC transporter permease → MLQDFIGAISLGLIWAVMAIAIYITYKILDIADMTVEGSLTMGAAISAICISNGMNPYLTLILAFCGGLCTGLATGFFHTILKIPALLSGILTMLALYSVNLRIMGKANVSLLKMDTVFTPFENLGLSKNFAVIAVMLIIVSILIAALYWFFGTELGCAIRATGNNRKMARAQGINTRFMTIIALMLSNGLVGLGGALIAQNQSFADMSMGIGSIVIALASLIIGEVLLGKGNFFVRLISLVFGAIIYRIIIAFVLWLGMPSNDLRLFTALTVAVALALPVFRGYFRTLKNSFRKEV, encoded by the coding sequence ATGCTACAAGATTTCATTGGCGCTATCTCGCTGGGCCTGATCTGGGCCGTTATGGCAATCGCCATCTATATCACCTATAAAATTCTGGATATTGCGGATATGACCGTGGAGGGCAGCCTCACCATGGGCGCGGCAATTTCCGCCATCTGCATTTCAAATGGAATGAACCCGTATCTGACGCTGATTCTCGCATTTTGCGGCGGCCTTTGCACCGGCCTTGCGACGGGCTTTTTCCACACAATTCTGAAAATTCCAGCGCTGCTTTCGGGCATTCTGACGATGCTGGCGCTGTATTCTGTAAACCTGCGCATCATGGGCAAGGCAAACGTCTCCCTGCTCAAGATGGATACGGTTTTTACGCCTTTTGAAAACCTCGGGCTTTCCAAAAACTTTGCAGTCATCGCCGTCATGCTGATTATCGTGAGCATCCTGATTGCGGCGCTCTACTGGTTTTTCGGGACCGAGCTGGGCTGCGCCATCCGCGCCACGGGCAACAACCGCAAAATGGCCCGGGCTCAGGGCATCAATACCCGCTTTATGACCATCATCGCCCTCATGCTTTCCAATGGGCTGGTCGGCCTGGGGGGCGCGCTCATCGCGCAAAACCAGAGCTTTGCGGATATGAGCATGGGCATTGGCAGCATCGTCATTGCGCTGGCATCGCTCATCATCGGAGAGGTTTTGCTGGGAAAGGGCAATTTCTTTGTGCGGCTGATTTCGCTGGTTTTCGGCGCGATTATCTACCGCATCATCATTGCGTTCGTGCTCTGGCTGGGCATGCCCAGCAACGACCTGCGGCTGTTTACCGCGCTGACGGTTGCAGTTGCCCTGGCGCTGCCCGTATTCCGCGGTTATTTTAGAACGCTCAAAAATTCCTTTCGGAAGGAGGTTTAG
- a CDS encoding ABC transporter substrate-binding protein: MSKLKKTLAVVLCVLMVCVFGAGCAQQSDAPSQQPDASDDASTAPDGEKYKIGIIQYMDHVALDSAREGFLAALKDNGYTEGENLELDYQNAQGDQSNLSTISKSFVSQDMDLVLGIATPAVQSIAGETETIPVVGTAVTDYTSAKLAKSDDAPGYNVTGTSDMNPIEEQIELLQQLCPDAKTVGVLYTSSEDNSVLQAGLAKQYIEAAGLEYVEMTVTGTNDVQQATQAIVKKCDVIYVPTDNTFASAMPTVYGVVSESKTPVICGEAGMVESGGMATLGINYYDLGYQTGLMAIKILKGEAEPATMPIEKAQKFDYAISKEFVDAIGLEVPDELQEYVK; encoded by the coding sequence ATGAGCAAACTCAAGAAAACTTTGGCCGTTGTGCTCTGCGTGCTGATGGTCTGCGTATTTGGCGCAGGCTGCGCGCAGCAGAGTGATGCACCCAGCCAGCAGCCCGATGCGTCGGATGACGCCAGCACGGCGCCCGACGGCGAGAAGTATAAAATTGGAATCATCCAGTATATGGATCATGTGGCGCTGGATTCCGCGCGGGAAGGCTTCCTGGCGGCGCTGAAGGACAACGGATATACCGAGGGCGAGAATCTGGAACTCGATTACCAGAACGCCCAGGGCGATCAGTCCAACCTCTCCACCATCAGCAAGAGCTTCGTCAGCCAGGATATGGATCTGGTGCTGGGCATCGCGACGCCGGCCGTCCAGTCCATCGCGGGTGAGACCGAGACCATCCCCGTCGTGGGCACGGCTGTTACGGACTATACCAGCGCCAAGCTGGCCAAGAGCGACGATGCCCCCGGCTATAACGTTACGGGCACAAGCGATATGAACCCCATCGAGGAGCAGATCGAGCTTTTGCAGCAGCTCTGCCCGGATGCCAAGACGGTGGGCGTGCTCTATACCAGCAGTGAAGATAACTCTGTGCTCCAGGCGGGCCTGGCCAAGCAGTATATCGAGGCGGCAGGGCTGGAATACGTCGAGATGACGGTTACGGGCACGAACGATGTTCAGCAGGCAACGCAGGCTATCGTCAAGAAGTGCGACGTCATCTATGTCCCCACGGACAACACCTTCGCTTCCGCGATGCCGACGGTTTACGGCGTGGTTTCCGAATCCAAGACGCCGGTGATCTGCGGCGAGGCGGGCATGGTGGAATCCGGCGGCATGGCGACGCTGGGCATCAACTACTACGACCTGGGCTACCAGACCGGCCTGATGGCCATCAAGATCCTCAAAGGCGAGGCGGAGCCCGCTACGATGCCGATTGAGAAGGCGCAGAAGTTCGACTACGCCATCAGCAAGGAGTTTGTGGATGCGATTGGCCTGGAAGTTCCGGATGAATTGCAGGAGTATGTAAAATAA
- a CDS encoding helix-turn-helix domain-containing protein, whose protein sequence is MKFAPHRSPFALDLELVLTLPLKQPVFPRCLPGFALSFDKSYGFLRLSILKTKFFQPYNKRKHDYIDGEKRMHPILQRITELRTQRGWSEYRLAECSGVAQSTISSWYQKSYIPSITSLEKICAAFRISLSQFFAEVNSEPISLTPEQRKLLEKWDTLSDSSKEAFFRLLSEL, encoded by the coding sequence TTGAAATTTGCACCACATAGAAGCCCTTTCGCCCTTGACCTTGAACTTGTCTTGACCTTGCCCTTAAAACAGCCCGTCTTTCCCCGATGCCTGCCAGGTTTTGCGCTTTCCTTCGATAAATCGTATGGTTTCCTACGGCTCTCAATATTAAAAACCAAATTCTTCCAACCCTATAATAAGAGGAAGCATGACTATATAGATGGAGAAAAACGAATGCACCCAATCTTACAGCGTATCACAGAGCTTAGAACCCAGCGCGGCTGGAGCGAATACCGCTTGGCGGAATGCTCTGGCGTGGCGCAATCCACCATTTCCTCTTGGTACCAAAAATCCTATATTCCATCCATTACATCTCTGGAGAAAATCTGCGCCGCATTCAGAATCTCTCTTTCGCAGTTTTTTGCCGAGGTGAACAGCGAACCCATCTCGCTCACCCCAGAGCAGCGCAAACTGCTGGAAAAGTGGGACACACTATCCGACAGCAGCAAAGAAGCCTTCTTTCGTCTGCTGTCCGAGCTCTGA
- a CDS encoding MBOAT family O-acyltransferase gives MDFISGKYNLFLLAVVALYYLLPLKRRWYALLAGSLLFYVINMGWATLIFLAMILLSYFGGRMVEHTQKASRGWVRKAALWLALSAVVLPLLVAKNANFVLNAFFGREGFSWIALLGMSFFTMQMIAYLVDLYRGKIRAQRNLLKYTLFISFFPQIIQGPIPRYEQLADQLVEGHRFEEKRFIKGLHLILWGFFLKLMIADKAAVIVNTVFGQSEMYQGTYVLLAGVLYSFQLYADFLSCVTLAQGAAALFGISLVDNFRRPYFSTSIKEFWGRWHLSLSSWLRDYIYIPLGGNRKGKLRKYLNLIITFLVSGLWHGAGYKYLFWGCMHAGYQILGELTLPFRDRLYGALGFEPQSRAKQIFRQFFTFLLVMLAWIVFRADSLSTAFSMIASIFTVYNPWILFGNALFGLGLSWRECLVLVASLLLFYKVSRMQEKFCIRERVLAQPVIVRYLIYLCAIFAILIFGTYGHGYDAQSFIYGGF, from the coding sequence ATGGATTTTATCTCTGGTAAGTATAATCTGTTCTTACTGGCGGTGGTGGCGCTTTACTACCTGCTGCCCCTAAAGCGGCGGTGGTATGCCCTATTGGCAGGCAGTCTATTGTTCTATGTGATCAATATGGGCTGGGCGACGCTCATCTTTTTAGCGATGATCCTCCTTTCCTATTTTGGGGGCAGAATGGTGGAGCACACCCAAAAGGCATCCAGGGGATGGGTCAGGAAAGCTGCGCTTTGGCTGGCGCTGAGCGCTGTTGTGCTGCCGCTTCTCGTCGCCAAAAACGCAAATTTTGTGCTGAATGCGTTTTTCGGGCGGGAGGGATTTTCCTGGATCGCGCTGCTGGGAATGTCTTTCTTCACTATGCAGATGATCGCATATTTGGTGGATCTCTACCGCGGGAAAATCCGGGCGCAGAGAAACCTTCTCAAATACACCCTGTTCATCTCCTTTTTCCCGCAGATTATCCAGGGCCCCATTCCAAGATATGAGCAGCTGGCGGATCAGCTGGTAGAGGGGCACCGGTTCGAGGAGAAGAGATTTATTAAGGGGTTGCATCTTATCCTGTGGGGCTTTTTTCTCAAGCTGATGATCGCGGACAAGGCTGCGGTGATCGTCAATACAGTTTTCGGGCAGAGCGAGATGTATCAGGGCACATATGTGCTGTTGGCGGGCGTGCTGTATAGCTTCCAGCTCTATGCGGATTTTCTCTCCTGTGTGACGCTGGCCCAAGGCGCTGCGGCGCTGTTTGGCATTTCGTTGGTGGATAATTTCCGCCGCCCCTATTTTTCTACCTCTATTAAAGAATTTTGGGGCAGATGGCACCTTTCCCTCAGCTCCTGGCTGCGGGATTATATCTATATTCCCTTGGGAGGAAACCGAAAAGGGAAGCTGCGCAAATATCTAAACCTCATCATCACCTTCCTGGTGAGCGGCCTTTGGCATGGCGCAGGGTATAAATATCTGTTTTGGGGCTGTATGCATGCGGGCTATCAGATTTTGGGAGAACTCACGCTGCCTTTTCGGGATCGGCTGTATGGCGCGCTGGGGTTTGAGCCCCAAAGCCGGGCAAAACAGATTTTTCGGCAGTTCTTTACCTTCCTGCTCGTCATGCTGGCGTGGATCGTATTCCGCGCAGATAGCCTGAGCACTGCATTTTCCATGATTGCCTCTATTTTTACGGTATATAACCCGTGGATTTTATTTGGTAATGCGCTGTTTGGCCTGGGGCTTTCCTGGAGAGAGTGCCTGGTTTTAGTGGCATCGCTCCTGCTGTTCTATAAAGTTAGCCGGATGCAGGAGAAGTTCTGCATTCGGGAGCGGGTGCTGGCTCAGCCGGTGATTGTCCGCTATCTCATCTATCTATGCGCGATTTTTGCCATCTTGATATTCGGCACTTATGGACACGGATATGATGCTCAAAGCTTTATTTACGGGGGATTCTAG